The following DNA comes from Sebastes umbrosus isolate fSebUmb1 chromosome 8, fSebUmb1.pri, whole genome shotgun sequence.
TAGACGGTCGAGAGGTGGTTCATTTCATTAGAGGCATGACACAGcaagaaagaaaagtaaaaaaaaggacATACCTTGTGAACACCACGAAGGCAATCTAGGATGTTCAGATTGTACAAGCAGGTTCCAAATGAAGCATCTCTGAAACAGAAGATATACCAATAATCTATCAGCACAACATACTATCATACTAACATATATCTCTCTGGGAAGGATACAAACTGTTATCTCACATACTTTCtaaaatggatgcaaaatgcATGTGGTGCttgttgcttgtttttaatatgCTAAACAGATCAATCTGCTCTAAGAAGgattgggattttttttaacagaaactcAACGGTTTGACTTTGAAATTGATCTTCAAAAAATATTCTATGTGACTATTGGAAATGACAATGTGGATACTGAAACTAAATATTGTCCAGCCCAAGCTGCTTGAAATAGGAACCCGAGttcaatgtaaaatatatacgGTATAGTGACTTGTTACCTGAATGGAATATATGTTGAATTCCTTGACACCAGCAGACTGTAGACCTCCTCTGGCATCATGTTCAGATTCATTACCTTTAAATACAGACGTCCAATCAGCAAGTGCCTCTTGTATCACATGCTGATATCATTTCACAAGCTATGTGTAACGTGTGTACACCACTTACTGCATATGAGCCCATTAGATAGGCAGCATTGGCTTGTTTCTTCTGATCTCCACAAGTGTAAAATATGATCTTCTTCCTTGACAGCGTAATGGACTGTGCAAAGACATTCACAGCAACAGTATGAACTGACATGTGACAACAAATTTATTCATTTGACTTAgaaagttataatattaaatgTAGACATTACAATAACCTTGTGGCttgataaaaatataaattcctCATGGATAAGTAAATGAAATAATGCCTTTCTACacaggtgggggaaaaaaataacacagttGTAAGCTAAAAACAGTTTGGGCATCAGCACATGAGACAATTCTGTACTAGAGCTTTGAGAGACGCTGAATCATCTGTGTCCACACTTCAGCTAAATCTGTGCCCGGCAGCTTTGAAAATCACTCCAAGTGCCAAATACAGACAAACTGCCTCGACAAAGAGGAACAGTGGAGACATAAGCTGACACAAACCGTGATATTAGGGTTATAAATGTAACTGTAAAAGTTGACATGTATTACTGACTGGTGTGctactttataaataaatacatattgatCGACCTGGGTTTCACCTCCCATTCTCTCTTCCAGGAAGTACAGTTAAGAGGAGCGGTTTGCTTTACCTTGAGCTTCTTTGTCAGCTTGCAACAGAAGCGATAAAACATGGCCAGGTTAAGGGGACCAAAGTCCGCATAGAagctgagggagagagagggagaagaagaagagagtgtCAGAGTGGCTATTTATGCAACCAGCTACGGTCTCTGGGGAAgtttcactggatagaatcAGCTACCTCAGACTGAAACAGTAAAAACCCTGACAGAGTAAAGTCTATATTTGGAAGCATTTGATGCTAGAGTGGGTCATTCAGAACGGGACAAAAAGATACaaatactaggggtgtaagaaaatgtcgatacacatgagtatcgccaTATTTTGTTTTGCAATACTGTCTCAATTCTCCAAAACAccttattgatttttaataaacctcttaaaaatccgacagcCCGCCGGCTGAtccggctgctattctgtctttcagaggttgtagcgggctcagttttaaagccagtgaagctactggcatcatacgaaactagaaaacctcaggaatacatcggtaccaaccgtgtcatacatGCATGTCAcaaatgaggctaaataacgctccaaacttgcgcaacattttgtagagaaaaaaaatgacatggccattttcaaagttcccttgacctctgacctatgacctatgtgaatgaaaatgggatcAATGTGGGTACTACCTACAAGggtcccctttacaggcatgcccactttatgctaattACATGCAGCTTTGgccaaaaaccatgcagttttttgcatgcagtataaatgtgttattttcacataTTCTAAAATgctgtatctgaatatttctgcatactggtaCTGCTGCATATCAAACAGCCTTGGAATTGCATGAATTGGGAATGCCTGGAGAACTGAGACCcttgtggattcaatgagtCCAAATATATTCATATGTGATGATGGTACTCCCCATAGTAATTACAGTCAtatttcacatagtgactttttttttttaaactcagattTCATACGtatggtgtgtctttataccAGTTTCCCAAAATAagatttgaaacaaaaaaaaaatttaaaaaaaaaaaatcgcaatatagtatcacaatatattgaataattATCCCTGtttcatgatacgtattgttttgccagattcttgccaatactcAGCCCTAGCAAATATTAGAGGTCTTTTTTGAACCACTGGCACAAAGCTGAAAGGTCAATCACATCCTCTCCTGATGTCAATCTAACTACAGCTGCTTGTATTGGTTTCATTTGGCTTTAATAATTAATGCGGTTGTGGTTATTTGGATTTCTTCCAACAGCAAAAATGGGCATTTCATTTTAATCTAAAGCCATGCACTAAATACATACATCTTATAGTTTAACAATAGTGATGTGAcatttgagaaaaacaaatcttAGTATGTTGAGCAACTTCATACTTCTGCAATCAAAGTTATGTGCAGGCCTGCTCACACCAGCACTAATGGTTGAGAAGATATATTATAGATTATTGCAATGATAACATAGAAGGTGGAGGCGATGACGGCCCATTTAGCATGTGTTTCATTGAAATAATGCAGCAGCGAGTCCATGTTCAAAACGTAAAGATGGGATGAGACTGAAAACTTACTTCTCATATGCTAGCTCTTCATCTATGCAGAAGCAGTGTCGTTCAGCTGTGCTCTTGATCTTCTGCTTTAGTATGGCGAAATAGAGTTGAtctggaggaggaagggaggaaggggggtaggaagggagggaagggaggaaggggggtAGGGAGGTAGGGAGGAAGGGCGACAACATAAAGAGGCTGTTACTTACTTTTGTCATGCatacaaactttttcatttcccCTAAAGCAGCTCCTCTTCGTCTACAACTCCTTTACTGTCTCCTCTTGCATCTTACCCTTGATAAACTCAACACATCTTGATGAAACATCGTCGGCGGTCATCCTGCTCACAGATCTGAACATGACTTTTTAGCAGAGAAACGTACGAGGTGGATTTTCTTCACGAGGACTTGCGCATACTGAGTACAACTTACACTGGTATTGTGCACGggagtttaaaaaagaaagttaaAAGCGATAAATTAAAAATCTAGCGTTATGAAAACACTCTTTGTGAGCCTGACTGAACTCTCCGGACAGTAAAGTTAGCAGTCGAACAGGGAAGGAGACTTTCTAGTGCAAGTGCGCACTCTGCTAAAAAATCCTCTCCCCAGACTCCTCCCCTACGCTGTTCCGCGGGACGCTATTGGCTGCGAGAGATCCGGGGCGCTACATGATTGGAGGAGCGGTCTGTCCGTCGCGGTCTGCCCCGCCTGTTTCAGTTTAAAGTTCTCTACAGAAGACACATGATAGGCCCCGGGAACGCTGCCCAGACGGTTGCTAGGGCGAtccctcagccaatcacattcGTGATATCCCCTTCGAcgaccctccctccctcagatTGGAGCTGCGCAGTAGCAATGTATTAAGACGCAGGGATGTGAGAGAAGCAGgaaaacaacatgaaatatAGGAACATGGACGTTGGACGACACCGACACTGGAGATTTATCACATTATTTATACACCACTCCATCTGTATACACAGTCTATAAAACAAGATGGTGCAGGCAAAGCTGTTATGGTGTCACTTCTTTCTGTAAAAGAATAGCAGAGCAAAGCTGAGCTGCTTAGCTTGTGTATTTTGTGCACATCCTGATAAAACGACGCAAAGCCACTAGTGTAGTGCATTGCGATAACGGGACAGGCGGTGTCGCCATATTAGGTCAACAGCTGGAAAACAAATGGGACTTTCTCCCACCCTGCTCATTTAACATGCAGTGCTGTGCATGTGCAGCCTGCTTGGAGTGTCGATCTCCACATAATTCGCCAACTGGGTTTAAAGTTGACCGGGTTCATGCTGCAGACCCTGCTCGGCTCAGCCCTACCTGTTATCTGCGCTCGGCCCTACCTGTTATCTCTGCTCGGCCCTATTACCTGTTAGAACTTCCTACCTGTTATCTCTGCTCGGCCCTACCTTTTATCTCTGCTCGGCCCTACCTGTTATCTCTGCTCGGTCCTATTACCTGTTAGAACTTCCTACCTGTTATCTCTGCTCGGCCCTACCTTTTATATCTGCTCGGCCCTACCTGTTATCTGTGCTCGGCCCTACCTTTTATATCTGCTCGGCCCTACCTGTTATATCTGCTCGGCCCTACCTGTTATCTGTGCTCGGCCCTACCTTTTATATCTGCTCGGCCCTACCTGTTATATCTGCTCGGCCCTACCTGTTATCTCTGCTCGACCCTACCTGTTATCTGTGCTCGGCCCTACCTGTTATCTGTGCTCGGTCCTACCTGTTATCTGTGCTCGGCCCTACCTGTTATATCTGCTCGGTCCTACCTGTTATCTGTGCTCGGTCCTACCTGTTATCTGTGCTCGGCCCTACCTGTTATCTGTGCTCGGCCCTACCTGTTATCTCTGCTCGTCCCTACCTGTTATCTGTGCTCGGTCCTACCTGTTATCTCAGTGTACATATCAGAGTGTGGCTCCGCCTCTGAGCTGCTGGCAGCTGCACATCGCTTCTTCCTCGACTCGGCTCGTCTCCTCTCGCTCTTGCGCTTCATGTTGTGTTCAGGGCTGCACGGTTGGTGGACATTCctgagcagctgcagcagatctCCTCCTCGTCGCAGTGCGATGGCTCGTCCCCGGTTTGTTGCTGTGTTATTGTTGCATGGCCTGATGATCTGGAAGTGCCAGTGGGTGATGTGTATGTGTCAACCGAGGTCTCGTTGTCTGCGCCAGCCTctctggtgctgctggtgctggtggtggtgacgCGTGTGAGCAGGGGCAGGTTTTTGCTTTCTGGATCTCCTGCATGTGACGTATCAGCATTAGATGTCCAGCGCCCACCCTCCACTGTTCATCTGCAGCAGCTGCAACGTGGGGAATGTAGTCCTAGGTGGTGCTCAATAGATCCCAGCTGGATACGAGTCTGCAATGACCATGCAGTACAGAGGTCCAATACACCCTCCCACTGGGTGACGGAGTGAACTCCATCTGTAGTcccactcacagctcaatgaagctctCTTTAACGGTAGAAATACAGCGGCCCACAGGGACATTATAAATACATATcacaatcagaaatactttgatCCCCGGGGGAAACTGAGTTACGTTTTGCTCCCAATctagaatagaaatatatatataaagatagataaatcataaagaaatataaataagacatatgtataacaacagtgcaaataataatgctgaaaaatatcTATCATTAAGTGTGTAagaatgcaagaatagtataaataaaaacgaatgttagtttaaatgtactgtctaaataaatgcagtgttaatgccagagtaaaccagattattgcacagcttAATTATTGCATtaaattattgtactgttaagtcagtattcCTACAACACAGTtcaatatattataaattatggGGTTATAGATGCTGATAGGGGTAAAAAGAAACAATAAGACCTAATGTATAGACCTAAATATAGAAAactttacaatcaaatgaacataTCTAgcgttttctagactagacaaggatcctaaatacaatctgtttattttaactTGATAAGGTCTGTATGAcgataaagtagaataaattggACTGGGATAACACTCAATATGGCGGACTCGCCACGCAAACTCACAAACGGGgtggaagtgggtagggagagggCGTAGGGGgtggtttggaattgggccagAGTGTGTGGATAGCATGACACAAGACAAATGCAGCCAAGAAATAACAATTCAACTTTACTTGCAGTATAATAAACACTGTGGATATGTGGAAAGTGCGTATAAAAAGAAGACTCTGTGATAAGGCCGACCACTAACATCAGTGCACCAGTTCATAAATATTAACCATCTTACCACAAGTATGAGAATAGaattacacaaaacaaaaaatagttatagatagggctgtcccaaataccattttttgggcttcgaagcttcggtgagaaatattgtaaagtatttaaagcTTCTTGGAGCAGTGCGGTGCGGCaggttcttctgtctgtctgtctccaacTCCCCCGAAtcagaaagaataaaaaaacaaaaaaaacctcgGAGCATTCAAATAGTGATTTGAAAGtggaataccatggcaacggtcgcaGCTTTGAAGCATTAGGGTCAGCCCTAGTAATATAACAGGTATAAAATGGTGACAATTAAACAGTGATGTTTTCATATCCCTCTTACACACTCATCCACTCATGCTTTCACACTACAGGCTATATTTTGAAAAGCAAACAATAGTACCTCAATGACAATTTACaagctttttccagagcttttttctttcttaccaCATTTCATGTTGTTCATTGGCACTTTGCTCAGTTCacttactgtttttttccagagctttcgaCTTCATCAGCCCATGAGATGTGATTGGGGGCTCTGCAAAAAGCTGGAAGGagaccttgagttaagattctgtttttgtcaactCCTGTTTCCAAGGTCTAGAATgaagtttcacttttgtttcaGTCACACCTATCCAATATTTAGACATGAGGCGGCTAACAAGTACAGACATGATAAATAGACTCAGAAATACTGGGATGCAAAAAAGTTTTTACAGAGAATGATGGTGCCCAAACTCTTTTTGTAGCAATTTGTTAGTGAGCAATGGTGATGTAACAAGCAACATGTACATCCCTGCATACGACAGCGATGCGGGATAAAGCACACTTTCAGGCAGACCAGCTGGCTACACATGGATGATCTTTGGCTTATCGCTGAAGTCCAGAGTCTGTTGAACTCCGGCGAGCTGCAGGAGCCAGTCAATCGGCATGTGATCCAGGCGGTTCATGTCAAAATGGGAAAAATGAACTTGAGAGCCTgcagaaagaagaaagagaaagatatAACAgagtggaggcagagagagaaatgaagatTGAGCAGAGATTcagggaaacagagagagacaggaaagatCACCTGGTCCTGCAATGATGGCTCCACCTTGTTGATGCAGGTCCCCCTGGAAGTCAAATGCAGGGCTCGTCATGGCCCTCCATATACTCTTCATTTGTCCCATAAAGATACCAGACTTCACATGGGGACTAGGGTGCGCtatgtacataaacacacacacagattaaacTCTTCACCATCTCAGAATATGCTTTTTGGCTTATGCTCTCATACTGTTATTGCATTACCTGAGTCTGTaaatttctcctctctcttcatcccaAGCTTTTGATAAATGCACCTCTCCGGGTCCACGTATATTTCATAAGGATACCCCGTCAGTGAGCAGAACGGCTACATGAGATTGAAAACTAAATCAGCATGATAGGACTCATCTACAGACTGAAATGATGCATAATAATCACTAAATGAGTTACCTCTATATGATGATAAGCagactgaccaatcacaaccagTCTAATGTCAGCATCCTGCAACAACACACATCACATTTTGGAGTTCTCAGAATCAATCATTTATTGGATAATTATTCATCCATCACTATAGGGTATAATTTCTGATCTGTGTTACTTCCAGTGCGTTCCTAGTTGTGGATCAGGACTCACCTCCAGTGCTTCTCCAGGTATTTTGCTCAAATCCTCCACATATTCTTTACAGCTGTAGCACAAGAAATTCTGCAGGGACATGCATTATATGAGCTAATAGGTCACAGTTATATGATATATTACATtactctttcaaactctcatcTTGCACCTATATGTTCAGCCCTCTGTCTTCATCTACGGACATGATCTGGCAGCCGTCGTATCATGGGAAGCTGTAAGGGCATCTGTCCAGCCTGATGCTCACCTGTTGCCTCCTCTACCTTTATGAGGCTCATTGTGCTTCATATAAGCCTCTCGTGATTTCACCTCAGGCAGTGCACCTTATGACTCATCAGCAAAGTTAAGCCAAACAAAGTGTTCTCCCTACCCGCACGAAAATTAGGACCGATTTCCTGTCTTGATATAATTTCCTGAACGGAACGGAGACTCCATGCCGGTCGTAAATTAGACAGTCTTCGACGTCTTCTAGATGATAATGGACAGCAGGGCTCCCGCTTTCCTCATCTTCTTTCGTTACTTGTCGAGTTATGGGTGAAACTGCTTCAGCCATCTTTTTTTCTGAGGCTTCCCGAAGTCGCTTTGCTATTTTGGGAGTTGCCGTTCAGCCTTGAAGAAGCTGGTGGCTGCAAATCCACACGCccataaactgtgtgtgtgtgtgtgtgtgtgtgtgtgtgtgtgtgtgtgtgtgtgtgtgagagagagagagaggacataaAATGTCACTGTAAAGTGAACAGCAAAGTAAAGTAGTAGATATTAATAGTTaatcatattttaataataaaattagaatataaataatattcgATGCAGAACATAAATTGACATCagtgcaacaacaacagcccATTTGCCCCaagaggcaaatttgtgatttgctATATtgagctatataaataaaattgacttgttGTGcagattaaatacatttaaagataaactcgccaactcgtcatatactgacgctttgtcagacccctctgtgTCACTTTCCGGTCACAGtgaacacgtgcttaatgttgtgaatttaacaaaaacacatgctttGGTTCagacaataaaaccactatagttaggtttaggaaaaaactacatggttgggcttaaaactacattagtgaaaatgaaagtgaatgTTGTGAACGCTAACAGCGGGCTCCTggctggatgaaagccttgtgtgtgTTGAACCCATCCAACTCCCCTCCCGTCCTtccggtgtgtgtctttttgctctttataggtcaccacactcccggcgcactttccctgagcgtttataTTGATgctgatgggtttacattatagttaatagaaagcctggtgcattacatacagacgctaaagggtgtctTGTGCGTTGGTATCTAACggcgacggccgtgacaaagtgttggtatttgacgccctgggaataagAATGGGCTGGTCAAACCCCCAAAACACTTGAGTCTGCCTTTCCTATAATGCAGCTCAACAGCATCTTCCATATTTCCCTGtctccatacacacacacacacacacacacacacacacacacacacacacacacacacacacacagtttgtaaTGCAGGCTTTCTGTTAAACTTTTGAAGTCTGAAGTCCAAACCAAGACAAACCTAGTGACATCATCAAATTTAATTAGAAATATGCACCATGTATTATCAACTGAAATAATAAAGGTAGCCTATTAAAACATTAATACAGGGTCCCTAACCAAGACACATAAAAAGGGAGTTTTATACAAAAATTTACAACTTTTTACAAATTTTACAACTCATCTAATAACCCCAACCTGGGGGCCTTTGGGTAGCTGCCCACTTTTCCTTGTTGGTAATGCTTTGGGGGTTTGGGGTGTCtttgaaacaaataaacatttggATCTGGGACAAAGACTGGAATGTAATCATCAATGCAAAAgtctcaaatgtaaaaaaatatgatcatgCTCAAAGTGGTCCTAGATAGGCCTGCTTGAGCCAAAGTTttaattttgagaaaatataaatacaataacaatatattcaTACAAAAGATGCTCATGCCAGGggtacattaaaaaaacaacaacaataaaagcaatacATCTATATAGAGAAAAAGTAATACAAAATCAGAATAGATTCTCATTGGTCCATAATAAATTGATCAAACACATAGTTATTTTTGATTGCCTTCTATTTCTTAATGCTTCTTATCGTGGTGCCAAATTGTCTCAgttcttgataaaaaaaaatcataattagtTTTGGAGTCTGCCCGTCTCTTCTTGTGTATGTGGAATTTTCCCCAAAATAGAATTAActgtacaaaaaacacaaaatctttTCCCTTCTCATTACCTTAAAAACACATAAGAATATCCTTTTCCTGAAATTGAATTGTTTGCCCAGTTTTCcttattaaataatgttcagAATCCAGCCAAAATATTCtggtatacatactgtacactgatAAATTAAATGACATATTGTTTCTTCTTATAGTTCACAGAAAGTACTCAATATTAATTCTAAATCTCCAATGTCTTTTTTTGCTGGATGCATGTGATGCAAAATTTTAAAGGAAACTTCTATAACTTTATTACAAAGGAAAAAATTGTCCCCAACTAGCCATATTTTCTGCCAATTAATTTCTCCATAAAGCTAGTCCCAAATGAATTTTCCTGGAGGCAGAGTTACAGCTTGCATGCAATTCCTAATGTATTTATTAGAGCATTTATTCTTGGTACCGTCGACTTCTCCAAACTTGAGCCAAAGTTACTCTCAGCTTCACTTCTCCCACAAGGCCCTGTAGcctgcagcaggcagcaggcagcaggcagctTCATCCAGATCCAGCCCCCATGACGAATTACGAATCGGCCTCGTCGGCTTCCATCCCGCTGCCCTCTCGGTGCGGAAGTGttgtcctccagctcctccagctcctccagcctCAGAGCAGCAGAGCCAGAGCTGCCACTGGTTGGGGAAACACTCCGCTAGTTCCATAGCACGTCTTCTCTACTGCCGGGACTTGTCAGCACTTCTCTCGGCCGTGCAGCAGAGCAGTAATATGCGAGCACCGTGCGGAGTGTGGGAGCACCGTGTGAAGTGGTGAGAGATGTTTCATATtagagctacagctacagctaaCTTAGCATGGTAGTGATGGAGCAAGCTAGGCTGCTTCACTGGGTTAGCACTGGACCGTTAACCGGCTCCTCTTCTCTACAGCAGGGGGTCAATAGGTTGTTAGATTAAACAGAAACCTGTCCAGACACAACCCCAGTCACGTAACCActactatctctctctctctctctgtgtgtgtgtgtaacgttATGCTAAACAAATGGCCACCTGTTCAATGTTTACATCTTGTCATTGGGCTGCAACCAGACGATGCATCGTTGCTGGGTCCTTGCTGAGCTTTAGTATGACAGGAACACATCTGCTCTTTAGTACTCTACCGTAGGAAACACAATCAGGATGTTAACATGTGACAAGTGATGGATTCACCATACAAATAACGTGAATACAAGTCAAATGGTTTCTACAGCATGGCTATAACGCTTGCTACTCCTTTGTTGCTTGATATACTGTAGGTTTAGGCTTAGTTTACACTCGaaatatgacattatttcatTATAATACCAAGCTAGGATGGCGGTGTGCACTCTAGTAATGTGTACTACATGGGGATAAGAGTGTAAAGACAGTGTTAACTACCATCAGTCTATTTTCAGCATCATATATGTTCCCAACTGTTTCAGTATTATATTAcatagtattagtattatatatatatatgtatatatatgtatatatatatacatatatatatatagaaatttATCTCTTGCTTGTCCTTGACTCACATTTTTCTCTCAGGTCTATCATGATACTATACTCGCATGTCATTATGTACACTAAGTTATTGGTTGCTGTAATTGTTGCTTTTGTCCATACTGGTTGTGGAGGAATCTCTTTCTAACATGATTCCAATGTCAGAAATGGGGGACAGTATCCACCGTCGTTGTTCTGTGCAATAATGCCTTCGGAAGTTTAGCTGAAGATAATATGAGACTACAGCAGTCTGAGTCAGGCAAATCAAGTTACACACTTGATTTGCCTGACTCAGACTCCGGAAATTACAGTCTTTTTAGTATGAAAAATCCTCTTTGTGTTACTATTCCTTAGGGGTGTAAATTGCTAGTTTCTTCACGATATAATATTCTAATCGATCATTTGGACAACAAtatgatatttgctgatatcaaaaAGTCTGCCACGCTACGATTTTGATTCgtttcaattcaggggcctgcgatcatTATGAACATTTAACActatcagttacatttatatcaactcacaaaaaaaactaaaatatgatttgacatgGGCtattccagacatttaaaattatttttttaataaaaagaataaaaatagacctcctgCTGTTCACTATAAAGTGCCACATTTAAGCACTATTTGAATGTTTAGGAAGGAATTGGAtggaaatggtgacacagacatgccatgggaatttcaaaataaaggcacaTCTTAAAGATGACAATACTAATGTTTTCACGTTGCATCGgggatattggatcgttgatcattcaATCCATATAACGATCCTTatcgatgtatcgttacacccctactactCTTCCAGCTCAGCAAAATTACTCTCTACggggaaacacaaagagagaattTGCTTTGTTCCAAGTAGAATAGCAAGGGAAAATGATGTGGAATACTATGTGGATGTGGATAGTtcttgtgtatttatatatacacactatattcatttttaccaCCAACTTTACCTTTTCCCCTATTTGTTGACACAGGTCTCTATTATGTGTTGATATTAACATTCAAATATTTCTTTTGCTAcattaaaaaatagttttaaaattattgtttcaaTGTATATTTTTAGGATACGTGAGGCTGCTCTTTTTCACCACCACACTACTGAAGGGTTGACTGAAACTCAGTACTTTTTGTGTAATCGAATGCTTTGTCAGATCTTGTTTACATACTCTTTTAATAGATATTCACTGACTTAACGGACAACTTTTGCCATGTTAGGTTTTATGTCTAGAAAAGTTCTTGTATGGTTGCTTGTGTTA
Coding sequences within:
- the prxl2c gene encoding peroxiredoxin-like 2C — translated: MAEAVSPITRQVTKEDEESGSPAVHYHLEDVEDCLIYDRHGVSVPFRKLYQDRKSVLIFVRNFLCYSCKEYVEDLSKIPGEALEDADIRLVVIGQSAYHHIEPFCSLTGYPYEIYVDPERCIYQKLGMKREEKFTDSAHPSPHVKSGIFMGQMKSIWRAMTSPAFDFQGDLHQQGGAIIAGPGSQVHFSHFDMNRLDHMPIDWLLQLAGVQQTLDFSDKPKIIHV